One genomic region from Streptomyces sp. NBC_00457 encodes:
- a CDS encoding FAD binding domain-containing protein produces MYPFTYTKATDTREALDAGQRGGRYIAGGTTLVDLMRETVERPGSLVDIGGLPLHEVRVTEGGGLRIGALVTMAEAATHPKVRIAYPVVSQALELSASAQLRNMATIGGNIMQRTRCTYFRDVTADCNKREPGSGCAALEGFNRTHAILGTSDSCVATHPSDVAVAFAALEARVHLLGPDGERTVLFADFLLKPGSTPNREQALRQGELITAVEIPAHARPLASGYLKVRDRQSYEFALTSAAVALHIRRGVIREAKVAAGGVGTVPWKLPAVEQALIGERPSGRLWAEAAGHAADGARPLQHNRFKVELLKRTVERQLRIVGDIA; encoded by the coding sequence ATGTATCCCTTTACGTACACGAAGGCCACCGACACCCGCGAGGCACTCGACGCCGGGCAACGCGGCGGACGCTACATCGCCGGCGGCACCACCCTGGTCGACCTCATGCGGGAGACCGTCGAGCGTCCCGGCTCGCTGGTCGACATCGGCGGACTGCCGTTGCACGAGGTGAGAGTCACCGAGGGCGGCGGCCTGCGCATCGGCGCGCTGGTGACGATGGCCGAAGCCGCCACGCACCCCAAGGTCCGCATCGCCTACCCCGTCGTCTCCCAGGCGCTGGAGCTGAGCGCCTCCGCCCAGCTGCGGAACATGGCGACGATCGGCGGCAACATCATGCAGCGCACCCGGTGCACGTACTTCCGCGACGTGACGGCCGACTGCAACAAGCGCGAGCCGGGCTCGGGGTGTGCGGCGCTCGAAGGCTTCAATCGCACCCACGCGATCCTCGGCACCTCCGACTCCTGCGTGGCCACCCACCCCTCCGACGTCGCCGTGGCCTTCGCGGCACTGGAGGCGCGGGTGCACCTCCTCGGCCCGGACGGCGAGCGCACCGTCCTTTTCGCCGACTTCCTGCTCAAGCCGGGAAGCACCCCGAACCGCGAACAAGCGCTGCGGCAGGGCGAGTTGATCACCGCGGTGGAGATCCCGGCCCACGCGCGGCCGCTCGCGTCCGGCTACCTGAAGGTCCGGGACCGGCAGTCCTACGAGTTCGCGCTGACCTCGGCGGCCGTCGCACTGCACATCCGCCGCGGGGTGATCCGTGAGGCGAAGGTCGCCGCCGGAGGCGTGGGCACCGTGCCCTGGAAGCTGCCTGCCGTCGAGCAAGCCCTCATCGGTGAGCGGCCCTCGGGCCGGCTCTGGGCCGAGGCCGCCGGCCACGCGGCGGACGGCGCCCGCCCGCTCCAGCACAACCGCTTCAAGGTCGAGCTGCTCAAACGCACCGTCGAACGCCAGCTGCGCATCGTAGGAGACATCGCATGA
- a CDS encoding xanthine dehydrogenase family protein molybdopterin-binding subunit, with protein sequence MHAVVVDSSVGRGRITGIDTRAAEAQPGVLKVIHHRNAPKLPYRPNPGSLNLPGERLRVFQDDQVRFHGQPVAVVVAATLEAAQHAASLVSIDYDSERPATDLSEAPAAGEPRTYARGDAEAALRSAPVRLEMTYRPARNHHNAMELHATVARWDGDRLTLWDKTQWVRSPRDELAANFGIPAENIRVISPFVGGAFGNAARAWPHITIAALAARETGHPVKLVLTRKQLYFGVGYRPSYEYTVRLGSDRRGRLTAMTHDLRAETSRYETFAERGVIAPGQMLYTTPNVSQTHRTVPLDVNTPTPMRGPGYTTAAFAVESAMDELAHELGIDPIELRLRNEPDNDQSNGRPFSTRRLRECYTIGAREFGWSRRDPRPRSTRDGDWLIGTGMATALYDTLRGSGQARVRLDADGTALIESATSDMGPGTYTSMTQVAADALGLAVRNVTFRLGDTAMPEAPIHGGSQTMASVGTIVQDGCDKLRRQAVELVVQDSRSPLYGVDAEDVVVRGGRMHVRDNPARGETYRQLLTRNDRAHLEAMGSWTPGQSRSSMYAYGAVFAEVGVDARLGLVRVRRMLGVFDAGRIISPKLADSQALGAMVGGIGTALLEHTVTDHRDGRIVNANLADYLVPVNADVPDMKAIYVDGRDDEADPIGVKGLGEVVLVGVAPAIANAVFHATGRRVRELPITAESLL encoded by the coding sequence GTGCACGCCGTCGTCGTCGACAGCAGCGTGGGCCGGGGCCGGATCACCGGCATCGACACCCGCGCCGCCGAGGCCCAGCCGGGCGTACTGAAAGTGATCCACCACCGTAACGCCCCCAAGCTGCCCTACAGGCCCAACCCGGGCTCGCTGAACCTTCCGGGTGAGCGGCTGCGCGTCTTTCAGGACGACCAGGTCCGCTTCCACGGCCAGCCGGTCGCCGTCGTCGTGGCCGCCACCCTGGAAGCCGCCCAGCACGCGGCGAGCCTGGTGAGCATCGACTACGACAGCGAGCGGCCCGCCACCGACCTCTCCGAAGCACCGGCGGCAGGCGAGCCCAGGACCTACGCGCGCGGCGACGCGGAGGCGGCCCTGCGATCCGCCCCCGTACGGCTGGAGATGACGTACCGGCCGGCCCGCAACCACCACAACGCGATGGAGCTCCACGCCACCGTCGCCCGCTGGGACGGCGACCGGCTCACGCTGTGGGACAAGACCCAGTGGGTGCGGAGCCCCCGTGACGAACTCGCCGCGAACTTCGGCATCCCGGCGGAGAACATCCGTGTCATCTCCCCCTTCGTCGGCGGCGCGTTCGGCAACGCCGCGCGGGCCTGGCCGCACATCACCATCGCGGCCCTCGCCGCCCGCGAGACGGGACACCCGGTCAAGCTCGTGCTGACCCGCAAGCAGCTCTACTTCGGGGTGGGCTACCGGCCGTCGTACGAGTACACGGTGCGCCTCGGCAGCGACCGCCGAGGCCGGCTCACCGCCATGACCCACGACCTGCGCGCCGAGACGTCGAGGTACGAGACGTTCGCCGAGCGCGGCGTCATCGCTCCGGGCCAGATGCTGTACACCACGCCCAACGTCAGCCAGACACACCGTACGGTGCCGCTGGACGTGAACACCCCGACCCCGATGCGCGGCCCCGGCTACACCACCGCCGCCTTCGCCGTCGAGAGCGCCATGGACGAGCTCGCCCACGAGCTGGGCATCGACCCCATCGAACTGCGGCTGCGCAACGAGCCCGACAACGACCAGTCCAACGGGCGGCCGTTCTCCACCCGGCGGCTGCGCGAGTGCTACACCATCGGCGCCCGCGAGTTCGGCTGGAGCCGTCGCGACCCCAGGCCCCGCTCGACCCGCGACGGCGACTGGCTGATCGGCACCGGCATGGCGACCGCCCTCTACGACACCCTACGGGGCTCGGGCCAGGCCCGGGTGCGGCTGGACGCCGACGGCACCGCCCTGATCGAGTCCGCGACCAGCGACATGGGCCCCGGCACCTACACCTCCATGACCCAGGTCGCCGCCGACGCCCTCGGCCTCGCGGTCCGCAACGTGACCTTCCGGCTCGGCGACACCGCCATGCCCGAGGCCCCGATCCACGGCGGCTCGCAGACCATGGCCAGCGTCGGAACCATCGTCCAGGACGGTTGTGACAAGCTGCGCCGGCAGGCGGTCGAACTCGTCGTCCAGGACTCGCGATCACCGTTGTACGGCGTCGACGCGGAGGACGTGGTGGTGCGCGGCGGTCGGATGCATGTGCGGGACAACCCCGCCCGCGGGGAGACGTACCGGCAGCTGCTCACCCGCAACGACCGTGCTCACCTGGAGGCGATGGGGTCCTGGACCCCGGGGCAGTCCCGGTCCTCCATGTACGCCTACGGGGCGGTGTTCGCCGAGGTCGGCGTGGACGCCCGACTGGGCCTGGTGCGGGTACGGCGCATGCTCGGCGTCTTCGACGCGGGCCGCATCATCAGCCCCAAGCTCGCCGACAGCCAGGCCCTGGGCGCCATGGTCGGCGGCATCGGCACGGCCCTGCTGGAGCACACGGTCACCGACCACCGCGACGGCCGGATCGTCAACGCCAATCTCGCCGACTACCTGGTCCCGGTCAACGCCGACGTCCCCGACATGAAGGCGATCTACGTCGACGGGCGCGACGACGAGGCCGACCCCATCGGCGTCAAGGGCCTCGGCGAGGTCGTCCTGGTCGGCGTGGCGCCCGCCATCGCCAACGCCGTCTTCCACGCCACGGGCCGACGGGTGCGCGAACTGCCCATCACCGCCGAGTCCCTCCTCTGA
- a CDS encoding nuclear transport factor 2 family protein, which yields MQPSADQRAREDIFDAHRAYLDAMDEGDTAALDDLLDDDFTLTHMTGYVQPKAEWLAEMRQGRFVYHTIDEKKTTLDIEGDTARLVARTVTDATVYGTRADWRLQLTTDYAHKGDTWATVRTVATTW from the coding sequence GTGCAGCCGTCAGCCGACCAGAGAGCCCGCGAGGATATCTTCGACGCTCACCGCGCCTATCTGGACGCCATGGACGAGGGAGACACCGCGGCGCTCGACGACCTGCTCGACGACGACTTCACCCTCACCCACATGACCGGCTATGTGCAGCCGAAAGCCGAATGGCTGGCCGAGATGCGGCAGGGCCGGTTCGTCTACCACACGATCGACGAGAAGAAGACGACACTCGACATCGAGGGCGACACGGCTCGCCTCGTCGCCCGGACCGTCACGGACGCGACCGTGTACGGCACCCGCGCCGACTGGCGGCTGCAACTCACCACCGACTACGCCCACAAGGGCGACACCTGGGCCACGGTCCGCACCGTGGCCACGACCTGGTGA
- a CDS encoding aldo/keto reductase has product MHEQDSTPNGNSTDRGRRGFLMGAAGLAATSVVAAPATLAQAQTASSETGTKGPVGRRNPVTAAITQTGHRRLGSGPGSLKVSSIGLGTQTMPGNLYGPVTSRKDMVALVRTAFDQGVTFFDTAEAYGPFESERILGEALRTVRDDVVIASKFGWNIDPDTGANTGLNSRPDRIRQVVDGILRRLRTDHIDLLYQHRVDPTVPIEDVADTVKELVAQGKVRHWGLSEPGLGTIRRAHAVLPLTAIQNEYSMLWRGPEEQVLPLCEELGIGFVCWAPLGMGFTTGAMSPYFPFTEGDRRTAMPRNSRDNLAANMPLVQLLQEWAVRKGATPAQIDLAWLQAQKPWIVPIPSITRLSHLLENIGAEEVRFSPDELQELNAAVAQITIHGDRLPAASLALTGVEAPPR; this is encoded by the coding sequence ATGCACGAACAGGACAGCACGCCGAACGGCAACTCGACCGACCGCGGCCGTCGCGGCTTCCTGATGGGTGCGGCCGGGCTGGCAGCCACCTCGGTGGTGGCCGCGCCGGCCACACTGGCACAGGCGCAAACCGCATCGTCCGAGACCGGCACCAAGGGCCCCGTCGGCCGTCGCAACCCGGTGACCGCGGCCATCACGCAGACTGGTCACCGTCGGCTCGGGTCCGGGCCTGGGTCCCTGAAGGTTTCCAGCATCGGCCTCGGCACCCAGACCATGCCGGGCAACCTCTACGGCCCCGTCACCAGCCGCAAGGACATGGTCGCCCTCGTCCGGACAGCCTTCGACCAGGGGGTGACGTTCTTCGACACGGCCGAGGCGTACGGGCCGTTCGAGTCGGAACGGATCCTCGGCGAAGCCCTCCGGACCGTCCGCGACGACGTGGTGATCGCGTCCAAGTTCGGCTGGAACATCGACCCGGACACCGGGGCGAACACCGGCCTGAACAGCCGTCCCGACCGCATCCGGCAGGTCGTCGACGGCATACTGAGGCGCCTGCGGACGGACCACATCGACCTGCTCTACCAGCACCGGGTGGATCCCACCGTCCCGATCGAGGACGTCGCGGACACGGTGAAGGAACTCGTCGCTCAGGGCAAGGTGCGGCACTGGGGCCTGTCCGAGCCGGGCCTCGGGACCATCCGCCGGGCCCACGCGGTCCTGCCGCTCACCGCGATCCAGAACGAGTACTCCATGCTGTGGCGCGGACCGGAGGAGCAGGTCCTGCCGCTCTGCGAGGAACTCGGCATCGGCTTCGTGTGCTGGGCGCCCCTGGGCATGGGCTTCACGACCGGCGCGATGAGTCCGTACTTCCCGTTCACAGAGGGAGACCGTCGGACCGCGATGCCCCGCAACAGCCGGGACAACCTGGCCGCCAACATGCCACTCGTCCAGCTCCTCCAGGAGTGGGCCGTACGCAAGGGCGCCACGCCCGCCCAGATCGACCTCGCCTGGCTGCAGGCCCAGAAGCCGTGGATCGTGCCGATACCCAGCATCACCAGGCTGTCCCACCTCTTGGAGAACATCGGCGCGGAAGAAGTCAGGTTCAGCCCCGACGAACTCCAGGAGCTCAACGCCGCCGTCGCGCAGATCACCATCCATGGTGACCGGCTTCCGGCAGCGTCCCTCGCGCTGACGGGCGTGGAAGCACCGCCCCGCTGA
- a CDS encoding flavodoxin, which produces MTSTTRRKFLALTTVALAGAGTAGCSIIRGAGEALGGSEASKTVPPLDNSRTLVAYFSMPETDDPNNMTENEQNSTHVVDRKVLGNTQHVAQIIVESTGAEVFRIETAEELPLDHKTLSDLALKQQEDDERPKLKALIPNLEEYGTVFIGYPIWWYSLPMPVHTFLEQHDFSKKNIILFTTHGGSRLSGTVEIVTEKLADSTVISNAFTISRDDMDNAEAEVGDWLDSLGIS; this is translated from the coding sequence ATGACAAGCACCACGCGCCGAAAATTTCTTGCACTGACCACCGTCGCACTGGCGGGAGCCGGAACCGCGGGCTGTTCAATAATAAGAGGGGCAGGCGAGGCACTCGGCGGTTCCGAAGCCTCGAAAACCGTCCCGCCATTGGATAATTCACGCACTTTGGTCGCCTACTTTTCGATGCCGGAAACCGATGACCCGAACAATATGACGGAGAACGAGCAGAACAGCACTCATGTCGTTGATAGAAAGGTTCTCGGGAACACCCAACACGTCGCTCAAATCATCGTGGAGAGCACGGGCGCCGAGGTATTCCGTATCGAGACAGCGGAAGAGTTGCCCCTCGATCACAAAACACTGTCAGATCTCGCACTAAAACAGCAAGAAGACGACGAAAGGCCGAAACTCAAAGCCCTGATACCGAACCTTGAAGAATATGGCACCGTATTCATCGGCTATCCGATCTGGTGGTACAGCCTGCCGATGCCGGTGCACACGTTCCTTGAACAGCACGATTTCAGCAAAAAGAACATCATTCTATTCACCACTCATGGCGGAAGCCGCCTGTCGGGAACTGTTGAAATCGTCACCGAAAAGCTTGCTGATTCCACTGTGATCAGTAATGCGTTCACGATCTCACGAGACGATATGGACAATGCCGAGGCGGAGGTGGGCGATTGGCTCGACAGTCTCGGGATTTCATGA